One Brassica napus cultivar Da-Ae chromosome A5, Da-Ae, whole genome shotgun sequence DNA window includes the following coding sequences:
- the LOC106453202 gene encoding putative gamma-glutamylcyclotransferase At3g02910 — protein MGHGTMATPPTTTITAKTTLVFTYGTLKRGFSNHVLMQDLIRSGDASLKGVYQTLEKYPLVCGPYRVPFLLNKPGTGHRVTGELYVVSPRGLSRLDELEGIARGHYVRQPIRLAAAEKEGGDLEAEHATSSCVVEAYYAHKSYEEELWKRNGGRSFGAYTENEARGYVKRKDRPQHLTFLDHIRIFVSSPCD, from the coding sequence ATGGGACACGGAACAATGGCGACACCACCGACAACCACCATCACCGCCAAGACGACGCTCGTGTTCACGTACGGTACTCTAAAGAGAGGATTCTCGAACCACGTCCTGATGCAAGATCTGATCCGATCAGGCGACGCATCTTTAAAAGGAGTCTACCAAACGCTAGAGAAATATCCCCTCGTCTGCGGACCATACCGAGTCCCTTTCCTCCTCAACAAGCCTGGAACGGGCCATCGCGTGACGGGAGAGCTTTACGTGGTTTCTCCTCGCGGTCTCTCGCGTCTGGACGAGCTTGAAGGGATCGCTAGGGGACATTACGTGAGGCAACCGATCCGTCTAGCTGCTGCTGAGAAAGAAGGAGGAGATCTGGAAGCAGAGCATGCGACGTCGTCGTGCGTGGTGGAAGCGTATTACGCGCACAAGAGCTACGAGGAGGAGCTGTGGAAGAGGAATGGAGGGAGATCGTTCGGCGCGTACACGGAGAACGAAGCGCGTGGATATGTGAAGCGTAAGGATCGGCCGCAGCATCTTACCTTCTTGGACCATATCCGTATTTTCGTTTCTTCTCCATGTGACTGA
- the LOC106453200 gene encoding probable inactive receptor kinase At3g02880, whose product MKKCSLFVFFLFLAAVTSDLDSDRRALLLLRNSVRGRPLLWNTSASSPCAWHGVHCDSGRVTALRLPGAGLFGSLPLGGIGNLTQLQTLSLRFNSLSGPIPSDFSNLALLRYLYLQGNAFSGEIPPFLFTLPSVIRINLGENRFSGRIPDNVNNATRLVTLYLEKNQLTGSIPEITITLQQFNVSSNQLNGSVPDSLSGFPQSAFDGNTLCGKPLNPCEGDAESPNSPPVSPPSGPAGKKDSDKLSAGAIAGIVIGCVAGLLLLLLILFCLCRKKKGEENGQPRNVEAPVAAATSAAVHKESSAANVPPAKASGSGGGAVSKDLTFFVKSFGEFDLDGLLKASAEVLGKGTVGSSYKASFEHGLVVAVKRLRDVVVPEKDFRERMQVLGSMSHPNLVTLIAYYFSPDEKLLVSEYMSRGSLSALLHGNKGNGRAPLNWETRASIALGAARAISYLHSRDSTTSHGNIKSSNILLSNSYEAKVSDYGLAPIISSTSAPNRIDGYRAPEVTDARKISQKADVYSFGVLILELLTGKSPTHQQLTEEGVDLPRWVQSITDQQSPSQVFDPELAGHQSEGNENMIRLLKIGISCTAQYPDSRPSMAEVTRLIEEVSHSSGSPNPVSG is encoded by the exons atgaagaagtgctctctcttcgtcttcttcctctttctcgCGGCGGTGACTTCAGATCTAGACTCCGACCGGCGAGCCTTACTCCTCCTCCGCAACAGCGTCCGCGGCCGCCCTTTACTATGGAACACGAGCGCCTCATCTCCCTGCGCATGGCACGGAGTCCACTGCGATTCGGGTCGGGTCACCGCCCTCCGATTACCCGGAGCGGGCTTATTCGGCTCGTTGCCTCTCGGAGGAATCGGTAATCTGACTCAGCTCCAAACGCTTTCTCTCCGATTCAACTCGCTCTCCGGTCCAATCCCCTCGGATTTCTCCAACCTTGCTCTCCTCCGTTACTTGTATCTCCAAGGTAACGCATTCTCCGGCGAGATTCCGCCGTTTCTATTCACCCTTCCAAGCGTAATCAGAATCAATCTCGGGGAGAATCGATTCTCGGGTCGGATCCCGGATAATGTGAATAACGCGACCCGGTTGGTTACACTCTACCTGGAGAAGAATCAGCTCACCGGTTCGATCCCTGAGATTACAATCACTCTTCAGCAATTTAACGTCTCTTCAAATCAGTTAAACGGGTCGGTTCCGGATTCTCTCTCGGGTTTTCCTCAATCCGCTTTCGACGGGAACACTCTCTGTGGAAAGCCGTTAAACCCTTGCGAAGGCGACGCCGAAAGCCCCAATTCTCCGCCTGTTTCTCCTCCGTCGGGTCCGGCGGGGAAGAAAGATAGCGACAAGCTATCCGCCGGAGCCATCGCCGGGATCGTGATCGGATGCGTCGCCGGTCTGTTGCTGCTTCTCTTGATTCTCTTCTGTCTCTGCAGGAAGAAAAAAGGAGAAGAGAACGGTCAGCCGAGAAATGTCGAAGCTCCCGTCGCCGCCGCGACCTCCGCCGCTGTACACAAGGAATCATCGGCGGCTAACGTCCCTCCGGCGAAGGCGTCCGGGAGCGGCGGCGGCGCGGTGAGTAAAGACTTGACGTTTTTCGTGAAGTCTTTCGGGGAATTCGATTTGGATGGGTTGTTGAAGGCTTCGGCTGAGGTTCTTGGGAAGGGGACGGTTGGGTCTTCGTATAAGGCGAGCTTTGAGCATGGTTTGGTGGTGGCTGTGAAACGGTTACGAGACGTTGTGGTGCCTGAGAAGGATTTTAGAGAGAGGATGCAGGTTTTGGGATCGATGAGTCATCCTAATCTCGTGACCCTCATCGCTTATTACTTCAGTCCCGACGAGAAGCTTCTTGTCTCTGAGTACATGTCTAGAGGAAGCTTGTCTGCGTTATTGCACG GGAACAAAGGGAATGGGAGGGCTCCGTTGAACTGGGAAACTAGAGCCAGTATAGCATTGGGAGCTGCGAGAGCGATTAGTTATCTACATTCGCGTGATTCGACTACTTCTCATGGAAACATCAAGTCTTCGAACATACTCTTGTCTAATTCGTATGAAGCTAAGGTTTCTGATTACGGTCTAGCGCCTATCATTAGCTCCACGTCCGCGCCTAACCGTATCGATGGGTACCGTGCCCCTGAAGTTACTGATGCTCGCAAAATCTCTCAAAAGGCTGATGTTTACAGCTTCGGTGTGCTAATCCTTGAACTACTCACAG GGAAGTCTCCAACACATCAGCAATTGACCGAAGAAGGTGTAGATTTACCAAGATGGGTCCAATCCATCACTGATCAACAGTCACCATCTCAAGTGTTTGATCCGGAGCTCGCCGGGCACCAATCAGAGGGCAATGAGAACATGATCCGGCTCTTGAAGATTGGTATAAGTTGTACCGCGCAGTACCCTGATAGTCGGCCTTCCATGGCCGAAGTCACCAGACTCATCGAGGAGGTTTCGCATTCATCAGGCTCCCCAAATCCTGTATCTGGCTGA